In the genome of Methylococcus sp. EFPC2, the window AAGAAGCGCGGCGTGGAAGTGATCGGCGTGTCGGTCGATTCGCAGTTCTCCCATGTGGCCTGGCGCAACACGCCGGTCGACAAGGGCGGCATCGGCCCGGTCAAGTACACCCTGGTTTCCGATCTCAGCCATGAAATCGTCAAGGCTTACGACGTGGAAGTCGAAGGCGCGGCGGTGGCTTATCGCGGCACCTTCCTGATTGACAAGTCCGGTGTCGTCCGCCATCAGGTCGTCAACGATCTGCCGCTGGGCCGCAACATCGATGAGCTGATCCGCATCGTCGACGCCCTGCAGTTCTTCGAAGAGCATGGCGAAGTTTGCCCCGCCGGCTGGAACAAGGGCCAGGCTGGCCTCAAGGCCGATGCCGAAGGCATCGCGTCTTACCTGAGCCAGAACGCCGACAAGCTGTAATCGAGGCTTTAAGCTCGCATGAAAACGCGCCGTGACCCGGCGCGTTTTTTTATGCGCAAGCTTCAGGTCGACGGTGTTTCGGCGCTCTTGGCGTTGCGCAAGAATACAAGCCAGACGACATAGGCGACCGCGGCGCCAACGAAAATGGAGGAATGACCGACCAGGCTGGACTTGAATGCCGCTCCCTGGTTGTGGAGGGAGGCCAGCCAGGGTTTGGCGACCAGCAAGCTCCAGATGAAGTTGGGCACGTAAAACGAAATCAGGCCCGCGATGCCCCATTGGGCCGCTGGAACGCCCTTGGATGCAGCGATTTTGTAAAACCATATCGTGATGGCGACGGCGACCAGACCACCTAGCATATTATCCTCCACTTCAATGTTTTCGATGTTGTCGGACCGATACGGGGATCGGGACGGTTACGATACCGGACTCGTCCGATAACTTCACCGGATTTCTGTGTCGTCCCGGGGGGAGCGTGTCGGCGCTATTGACTGAAATCGACAAGCCTAGTAGTTTTGTCGGCCATTTTGACCCGTGCGGTCAGCCAAGATGAGGGCGTTTTCTACAGCGCCCCGATTCGTTTTTACAGGGTGAAAATCGTGGAGCTCAGCGGCGCGGAAATCCTAGTCCAGTGTCTGAAAGACGAGGGCGTTGAATTTATTTTCGGCTACCCGGGCGGGTCGGTGCTGCACATCTACGACGCCCTGTTCAAGCAAGATGCCGTCAAGCATATTCTCGTGCGCCACGAACAGGGTGCGACCCATGCGGCCGACGGCTACGCCCGCGCCACCGGCAAGCCCGGCGTGGTGCTGGTCACCTCGGGGCCGGGCGCGACCAATGCCGTGACCGGTATCGCCACCGCTTATATGGACTCCATTCCGCTGGTGGTCATCACCGGCCAGGTGCCGCTGCCCGTCATCGGCAGTGACGCTTTCCAGGAGGCCGACATCGTCGGCATCACACGCCCCTGCGTGAAGCACAATTTTCTGGTGAAGGACGTCGCCAAGCTGGCCGAAACCATCAAGAAGGCGTTCTACATCGCGGCCTCGGGCCGGCCGGGGCCGGTCGTCGTCGACTTGCCCAAGAACCTGACCGACCCCAACATCAAGGTTCCGTACGAATACCCCAAGACCGTCAGCCTGCGCTCCTACAATCCTTCGGTCAAAGGCCATCGCTGGCAGATCAAGAAGGCGGTGGATCTGCTGTTGAGCGCCAAGCGCCCGATGATCTACAGCGGCGGTGGCATCGTCCAGGGCGAGGCATCGCAACAACTGACCGAATTGACCCGCCTGCTGGGTTATCCGATCACCAACACCCTCATGGGCTTGGGCGCCTATCCGGGCACGGACAGGCAATTCGTCGGTATGCTCGGCATGCACGGCACCTACGAAGCCAACATGGCCATGCACGAATGCGACGTGCTGTTCGCGGCCGGCGCGCGCTTTGACGACCGCATCACCGGCAAGATCGCTGAGTTCTGTCCGCATGCCAAGATCATCCACGTCGACGTGGATCCGGCTTCCATCTCCAAGACGGTCCGGGTGGACATCCCCGTGGTCGGCGAGGCGGCTCCGGTGCTACAGGAAATGATCGAGGTGATCCGCGGGGGCGAGCAGCGGCCTGACCATGTCGCCCTGAGCAAGTGGTGGGAGCAGATCGAGCGTTGGCGCGCCGTCAATTGCCTGGCCTACGACCGCAGCGGCAAGGTCATCAAGCCGCAATACGTGATCGAACAGTTGTGGGAACTCACCCAGGGCGATGCCTACATCACGTCCGACGTCGGCCAGCACCAGATGTGGGCGGCGCAGTTTTACAAGTTCGACAAGCCCAGGCGCTGGATCAATTCCGGCGGACTCGGCACCATGGGCTTCGGCCTGCCGGCCGCGATCGGCGTCAAGCTGGCGTTTCCCGAGGCCGACGTCGCCTGCATCACCGGCGAGGCGAGCATACAGATGTGCATACAGGAGCTCGCCACCGCTCTGCAATACCGCACGCCGATCAAGATCATCAACCTGAACAACGGTTACATGGGCATGGTGCGGCAGTGGCAGGAATTCAGCTACGAGAGCCGTTATTCGCATTCCTACCTGGAGACCCTGCCGGATTTCGTCAAGCTGGCGGAGGCTTACGGTCATGTCGGCCTGCGCATCGAAAAGCACGCCGACGTCCGGCCGGCTCTGGAAGAGGCTTTCAGGCTGAAGGACCGTACCGTGTTCCTGAACTTCCTCACCGACCCGACCGAGAACGTCTACCCCATGATCGAGGCGGGCAAGGCACATCACGACATGCGCCTGGCGCCCGGCGTCAACACGGATACGGAGCTTGCCTGAGTCATGCGACACATCATCTCCATCTTGATCGAAAACGAGTCCGGCGCCTTGTCGCGGGTAGCTGGGCTGTTTTCCGCGCGCGGCTACAACATCGAGTCGCTCACCGTCGCGCCGACCCAGGATCCCACGCTCTCGCGCATGACCCTGGTGACCACCGGCAACGAGGAAATCGTCGAGCAGATCACCAAGCAGCTCAACAAGCTGATCGACGTGGTCAAGTTGATCGACATTTCCAGCGCGACCCACATCGAGCGCGAACTGATGATGGTGAAGGTGCGGGCGGTCAACGGCCAGCGCGAGGAAATCAAGCGCCTGACGGAGATCTTCCGCGGCAGCATATTGGACGTCACGACGGCCACCTACGTGGTCGAGGTGACCGGCGAGAAGAGCAAGCTGGACGCCTTTCTGGACGCGGTGGGCGAGGAGCACATCATCGAGGTGGTGCGTTCCGGCGCGACCGGCATCACCCGCGGCGACAAGGGTTTGAGTGTTTGATCCGACGGCCCGCCAGGCGGCCGTGATCGGTTTTTGCAGAGCTGATATTTAAACAAGAGGAACATCATGCAGGTTTATTACGATAAAGACGCCGACCTTTCCATCATCCGGGGCAAGAAAGTCGCCATCGTCGGCTACGGCTCGCAGGGCCACGCGCACGCCCTCAATCTGAAGGATTCCGGTGTGGACGTCATCGTCGCCCTGCGCGCCGGTTCGGCCTCCGCCATCAAGGCGCAGAACGCCGGCCTGACCGTCCTGAGCATAGAAGAGGCCGCCAAGGCCGCCGACGTGCTCATGATCCTGGCTCCGGACGAGCATCAGGCCAAGCTCTACGCCGAGCAGATCGAGCCGAACATCAAGCAGGGTGCGGCACTGGCCTTCGCGCACGGCTTCGGCATCCATTTCGGCCTGATCCAGCCCCGTGCGGATCTCGACGTCATCATGATCGCACCCAAGGCGCCGGGCCACACCGTGCGCAGCGAATACGTCAAGGGCGGCGGTATTCCCGACCTGATCGCCGTAGCGCAGAACGCGTCCGGCAAGGCCAAGGAAATCGCGCTGTCCTACGCGTCCGCCATCGGCGGCGGCCGCACCGGCATCATCGAGACGACCTTCCGCGAAGAGACCGAAACCGATTTGTTCGGCGAGCAGGCGGTGCTGTGCGGCGGCGCCACCGCGCTGGTGCAGGCGGGTTTCGAGACCCTGGTCGAGGCCGGCTATGCGCCGGAGATGGCTTATTTCGAGTGTCTGCACGAGCTCAAGCTGATCGTCGACCTGATGTACGAGGGCGGTATCGCCAACATGCGCTACTCGATCTCCAACACTGCCGAATACGGTGACCTGACCCGCGGTCCGCGCGTCGTCACCGAGCAGACCAAGGCGGAGATGAAGAAGATCCTGCGCGAGATCCAGACCGGCGAATTCGCCCGCGAATTCATCCTGGAGAACCAGGCCGGCGCGGCGACCCTGAAGGCCAAGCGCCGTCTGGGCCGCGAACACCAGATCGAGGAAGTCGGCGCCAAGCTGCGCGACATGATGCCCTGGATCAAGGCCAACAAGATCGTCGACAAGACCAAAAACTAGGAGCGGCGTGCCGCCCGGACGGCTGCGCCGTCCGGGCGGGCCGGGATAGCCATGAGCGAACCGACCCCCCCGATCAGACCCCGGCGCGGCATTTATCTGCTGCCCAACCTGTTCACCACGGCGGCGCTGTTCGCCGGCTTTTACGCGATCACCGCGGCTTTCAACCAGCGTTGGGAGCACGCGGCGGTGGCGATCTTCATCGCTATGATCCTGGACGGCATGGACGGCCGGGTCGCCCGCCTGACCAACACGCAGAGCGCGTTCGGCGGCGAATACGACAGCATGGCCGACCTCATCTCGTTCGGCGCGGCTCCGGCGCTGGTGGGTTACGTCTGGTCCCTCGCGGGGCTGGGCAAGCTGGGCTGGGTGGCGGCGTTCGTGCATTGCGCCGGCGCGGCCCTGCGCCTCGCCCGTTTCAACACCCAGATCGGTACGGCCGACAAGCGTTATTTCCAGGGCCTGCCCAGTCCTTCGGCGGCGGCCATATTGGCGGGTTTCGTCTGGTTCGCCGTGGATCACGGCATTGCCGGCGCCGACGTGGCTTACGTCACTCTGGGCCTGTCCATCATGACCGGCCTGCTGATGGTCAGCAATTTCCGCTATTACAGCTTCAAGGACGTGGACCTGCGCGGTCGCATGCCCTTCGTCAAGGCCATCATCATCATGCTGGCTTTCGCCGTGCTGTTCACCAACCCGCCCATGATGCTTTTCCTGTTTTTCACGGCTTATGCGGTGTCCGGCCCGGTGCTGACCTTGCTGGGGCTGAAGCGCAGGCGCGGCGAGCGTAAGGTGTGAACGGACTTGCCGGGGGCCGCTGACGTCGGCATAATCGGGACACCATGAAACGCGAAACGCTGCACAGCTTCGTTTTCCTCCTGTCTTCGCTGAACCTCCGCGAGCTGCTGCCCCGCGCGGGCAACTAACTCGATCCCATCTCCCGTACCAACACCCATCCGTATTACCTCCCGCGGCGTCTCCCTCGTCGACGCGGCGGATTTCGTGGAGTTCAGCCATGAGCGACAAACTCATCATATTCGATACCACCTTGCGCGACGGCGAGCAGAGCCCCGGCGCGTCCATGACCCGGGACGAAAAGGTCCGCATCGCCAAGGCCTTGGAGCGGCTTAGGGTCGATGTCATCGAAGCCGGTTTCCCGGCCGCCAGTCCCGGCGATTTCGAGTCCGTGCAGGCGGTGGCCCGCGCGGTGAAGGACAGCACGGTCTGCGGCCTGGCGCGCGCCCTGGACAAGGACATCGACCGGGCCGGCGAGGCGTTGAAGGAGGCGAACAGCGCACGCATCCACACTTTCATCGCTACCTCGCCCATCCACATGCAGCGCAAGCTCAACATGCCGCCGGAACAGGTGATCGAATACGCGGTGAAGGCGGTGAAGCGGGCCCGGCAATACACCGACAACGTGGAATTTTCGCCGGAAGACGCCGGTCGCTCGGAAGAGGATTTTCTCTGCCGCATCCTGGAGGCGGTGATCGATGCCGGCGCCGGCACGCTCAATATCCCCGACACCGTCGGTTACGCCATGCCGGAACAGTTCGGCCGGCTCATCGCCCGGCTGCGAGAGCGTATTCCCAATGCCGACAAGGCCATCTTCTCGGTCCATTGCCACAACGACCTGGGTCTGGCGGTCGCCAATTCACTCTCGGCGGTCATCAACGGCGCGCGCCAGGTGGAATGCACCATCAACGGCCTGGGCGAGCGGGCCGGCAACGCGGCGCTGGAGGAAGTGGTCATGGCGGTGAGCACCCGCAAGGATTACTTCCCCTGTCACACGGACATCGACACGCGGGAAATCGTCACTTGTTCCAAGCTGGTGTCCGGCATCACGGGTTTTCCGGTGCAACCCAACAAATCCATCGTCGGCGCCAACGCCTTCGCGCACGAGTCCGGCATCCATCAGGACGGCGTGCTCAAGCACCGCGAGACCTACGAGATCATGCGCGCCGAGGACGTGGGCTGGAGCGCCAACCGCATGGTGCTGGGCAAGCATTCCGGCCGCAATGCCTTCCGCACCCGCATGGGTGAGTTGGGTGTGGAGTTCGCGTCCGAAGAAGAGCTCAATGCGGCTTTCTTCCGCTTCAAGCAACTGGCGGACAAGAAGCACGACATCTTCGACGAGGACTTGCAGGCCCTGATCACCGAGGCGGGGGTCGAGTCGGAAGACGAGCGCGTCAAGCTGGTGGCACTCAAGGTCTGTTCGGAAACCGGGGAAACCCCGAGTGCCCTGGTGACCATCCGGGTCGACGCCGAGGAGCGTACCGGGTCGTCCACCGGCGGCGGCGCCGTCGATGCCAGCCTCAAGGCCATCGAGTCCCTGGTGCCGACCGAGGCCAATCTCACGCTCTATTCGGTCAACAACATCACCAGCGGCACCGATGCCCAGGGCGAGGTGACCGTGCGGCTGGAAAAAGGCGGGCGCATCGTCAACGGCCAGGGGGCGGACACCGACATCGTGATCGCTTCCGCCAAGGCTTACATCAATGCCGTCAACAAGCTGCTCACCGACAAGGACCGCACCCATCCCCAGGTCGGCGACGTTTAGCCCGGGACGATGGACGCGGCGGAGCGCAGACGGAGGGAATACCTGGAGGCCATGGGCATCCAGGTATGGCAGTCCCGGTATGCGCCGGCAGGTGTGGAATTGCCGGAGCCGGTCACGGAGGTGACGTCCGCCCTCGACCGGAATGAGCGTGAGCGCATTCCAGCCAACGAGTCTTCCGATGGCCTGGTTTCAGCAGCAGCCGGCGCTTCCTCCGAACGGCAAATCCTGCCGATCGCGGCGCCCAATCCGATTGCGGCCTGCGGGTGGGACGAACTGGCGGCTCGGGTGGCCGGCTGCACGGCTTGTCCCCTGCACGCCGGCCGCACGCAGACCGTGTTCGGCGTTGGCGACCGCACCGCGCGCTGGATGATCATCGGCGAGGCGCCGGGCGAGCAGGAAGACCTGCAGGGCGAGCCTTTCGTCGGGCGCGCCGGCCTGCTACTCAACGAAATGCTGAGGGCGGTCGGTTTGCAGCGCGAACAGGTCTACATCGCCAACGTGCTGAAATGCCGTCCGCCCAAGAACCGCGATCCGCAAGCCGAGGAGGCCGCGGCCTGCGAGGACTACCTGAAGCGCCAACTGGCCCTGGTGCATCCCGATATCATCCTCGCGGTGGGCCGCATCGCCGCCCAGAACCTGCTGAAGACCGCCACACCCATAGGCAAGCTGCGCGGCGCGGTGCACGACTACCAGGGCGTGCCGCTGGTGGTGACTTACCACCCGGCCTACCTGTTGCGCTCGCCCCTGGAGAAGCGACGGGCCTGGGATGATTTAAAATTGGCGCGAGCCATTTTCCGCCGCCGACAACCCTGAACCGAGTGAGCCATGTCCGGACTATTCGATGCCATCAAGCAATGGGTGGACTACGACGCCGAGCGCGACTTCTACGAAAAACACTTCCCCAGCCTGCGTGAAAATCCCGAGACCGTATTTCGGCCCATGCGCAAGGCCGATCTCAAGGCCGTGTCGGTCATCGAGGAAAGCGCTTACGAGTTTCCGTGGGAGCCCGCCACCTTCAAGGACTGCCTCAAGACCGGCTATTGCTGCTGGGTCGCCGAACGCGCCCGCCAGGTGGTCGCCTACGGCATCCTCACGGTGGGCGCCGGAGAGGCCCATGTCCTGAATATCTGCATCGATCCGCAAATCCAGCGTCAGGGCCTGGGCCGTAAGATGATGGTCCAACTCATGGAAGTGGCCAAAAGCCATCGGGCCGAGATGATGTTCCTCGAAGTCCGTCCTTCCAACACCCGTGCCGTCAATCTCTACCTCAGCCTGGGATTCAACGAAATCGGCCAGCGCAAGGGCTATTACCCGGCCAACAACGGCCGCGAAGACGCCCTGGTCATGGCTTGCATGCTTTGATTCTGGAGGCGAAGCGACGCAGTCGGCTCTAGCCCACCAGCCGTTTTTCGAGATCGTGAAGGCAGCAATCGCTAATCGCTTGCCCTGTGCTCCCGATATCGTTCGGACCAGCAGGAGCGATAAAGCTCTCCCCACGTCTTGTCCATTTCGGCGATCAGGGCATCCAGGTCCTCGCCGAACCAGGCTTCGGCGGCCGACTTCTCAGGTGCATAGCGCATCGTGTCGGGCGCGATCTGCAAGGCTGCCAGCCGTTCGCCCAAGCACGGGTGTCGATCCAGTGAGTCGGTTTTCTGCGACAGTTCCTGCCTGATCTCGGCGCCGACTTCCTGCAGGGAAAATGGGCGGTCACGCAGGAACGCCTGCAGATTCTTGTAGGGCGAGGCCACAGGCTGAGGCAGTACCCGCGTCAGGTCGAATAAAGGC includes:
- the rimI gene encoding ribosomal protein S18-alanine N-acetyltransferase, with the protein product MSGLFDAIKQWVDYDAERDFYEKHFPSLRENPETVFRPMRKADLKAVSVIEESAYEFPWEPATFKDCLKTGYCCWVAERARQVVAYGILTVGAGEAHVLNICIDPQIQRQGLGRKMMVQLMEVAKSHRAEMMFLEVRPSNTRAVNLYLSLGFNEIGQRKGYYPANNGREDALVMACML
- the pssA gene encoding CDP-diacylglycerol--serine O-phosphatidyltransferase, whose amino-acid sequence is MSEPTPPIRPRRGIYLLPNLFTTAALFAGFYAITAAFNQRWEHAAVAIFIAMILDGMDGRVARLTNTQSAFGGEYDSMADLISFGAAPALVGYVWSLAGLGKLGWVAAFVHCAGAALRLARFNTQIGTADKRYFQGLPSPSAAAILAGFVWFAVDHGIAGADVAYVTLGLSIMTGLLMVSNFRYYSFKDVDLRGRMPFVKAIIIMLAFAVLFTNPPMMLFLFFTAYAVSGPVLTLLGLKRRRGERKV
- a CDS encoding acetolactate synthase 3 large subunit, encoding MELSGAEILVQCLKDEGVEFIFGYPGGSVLHIYDALFKQDAVKHILVRHEQGATHAADGYARATGKPGVVLVTSGPGATNAVTGIATAYMDSIPLVVITGQVPLPVIGSDAFQEADIVGITRPCVKHNFLVKDVAKLAETIKKAFYIAASGRPGPVVVDLPKNLTDPNIKVPYEYPKTVSLRSYNPSVKGHRWQIKKAVDLLLSAKRPMIYSGGGIVQGEASQQLTELTRLLGYPITNTLMGLGAYPGTDRQFVGMLGMHGTYEANMAMHECDVLFAAGARFDDRITGKIAEFCPHAKIIHVDVDPASISKTVRVDIPVVGEAAPVLQEMIEVIRGGEQRPDHVALSKWWEQIERWRAVNCLAYDRSGKVIKPQYVIEQLWELTQGDAYITSDVGQHQMWAAQFYKFDKPRRWINSGGLGTMGFGLPAAIGVKLAFPEADVACITGEASIQMCIQELATALQYRTPIKIINLNNGYMGMVRQWQEFSYESRYSHSYLETLPDFVKLAEAYGHVGLRIEKHADVRPALEEAFRLKDRTVFLNFLTDPTENVYPMIEAGKAHHDMRLAPGVNTDTELA
- a CDS encoding peroxiredoxin encodes the protein MSVLVGKQAPDFKASAVLADGSIVDSFWLSKETKGKYVAVVFYPLDFTFVCPTELIALDHRIEEFKKRGVEVIGVSVDSQFSHVAWRNTPVDKGGIGPVKYTLVSDLSHEIVKAYDVEVEGAAVAYRGTFLIDKSGVVRHQVVNDLPLGRNIDELIRIVDALQFFEEHGEVCPAGWNKGQAGLKADAEGIASYLSQNADKL
- the ilvN gene encoding acetolactate synthase small subunit; protein product: MRHIISILIENESGALSRVAGLFSARGYNIESLTVAPTQDPTLSRMTLVTTGNEEIVEQITKQLNKLIDVVKLIDISSATHIERELMMVKVRAVNGQREEIKRLTEIFRGSILDVTTATYVVEVTGEKSKLDAFLDAVGEEHIIEVVRSGATGITRGDKGLSV
- a CDS encoding uracil-DNA glycosylase family protein — encoded protein: MGIQVWQSRYAPAGVELPEPVTEVTSALDRNERERIPANESSDGLVSAAAGASSERQILPIAAPNPIAACGWDELAARVAGCTACPLHAGRTQTVFGVGDRTARWMIIGEAPGEQEDLQGEPFVGRAGLLLNEMLRAVGLQREQVYIANVLKCRPPKNRDPQAEEAAACEDYLKRQLALVHPDIILAVGRIAAQNLLKTATPIGKLRGAVHDYQGVPLVVTYHPAYLLRSPLEKRRAWDDLKLARAIFRRRQP
- the ilvC gene encoding ketol-acid reductoisomerase, with protein sequence MQVYYDKDADLSIIRGKKVAIVGYGSQGHAHALNLKDSGVDVIVALRAGSASAIKAQNAGLTVLSIEEAAKAADVLMILAPDEHQAKLYAEQIEPNIKQGAALAFAHGFGIHFGLIQPRADLDVIMIAPKAPGHTVRSEYVKGGGIPDLIAVAQNASGKAKEIALSYASAIGGGRTGIIETTFREETETDLFGEQAVLCGGATALVQAGFETLVEAGYAPEMAYFECLHELKLIVDLMYEGGIANMRYSISNTAEYGDLTRGPRVVTEQTKAEMKKILREIQTGEFAREFILENQAGAATLKAKRRLGREHQIEEVGAKLRDMMPWIKANKIVDKTKN
- a CDS encoding 2-isopropylmalate synthase gives rise to the protein MSDKLIIFDTTLRDGEQSPGASMTRDEKVRIAKALERLRVDVIEAGFPAASPGDFESVQAVARAVKDSTVCGLARALDKDIDRAGEALKEANSARIHTFIATSPIHMQRKLNMPPEQVIEYAVKAVKRARQYTDNVEFSPEDAGRSEEDFLCRILEAVIDAGAGTLNIPDTVGYAMPEQFGRLIARLRERIPNADKAIFSVHCHNDLGLAVANSLSAVINGARQVECTINGLGERAGNAALEEVVMAVSTRKDYFPCHTDIDTREIVTCSKLVSGITGFPVQPNKSIVGANAFAHESGIHQDGVLKHRETYEIMRAEDVGWSANRMVLGKHSGRNAFRTRMGELGVEFASEEELNAAFFRFKQLADKKHDIFDEDLQALITEAGVESEDERVKLVALKVCSETGETPSALVTIRVDAEERTGSSTGGGAVDASLKAIESLVPTEANLTLYSVNNITSGTDAQGEVTVRLEKGGRIVNGQGADTDIVIASAKAYINAVNKLLTDKDRTHPQVGDV